The window TGCATCAGGACGGGACACCCGGAGAGGTAATTACAAGGTCACAGAAAATTCCGGCGAAGATATCTGGCAGAAATTTATTACGCAATGTCCGAATATATTTCTGGTGCTGTGCGGACACGTCAGCGGGGCGCAGGATGTGATTATTTCCGACATTAATCAGGCCGGAAAACCGGTGCATCAAATTCTTACGGATTATTCCGGACTCACCAAAGGCGGCTCCGGATTCATGCGGGTTCTGACGTTTCATCCGCGCCAGAGCAAAATCACCGTGTCCCGGTATTCGCCGTGGCTGGATGCCAAAACAATGACCGGCATGTTGAAGCCCGCGGATCATCCGGATCCGTTGTATTATAAAATGACCGACGAATGAAACCGGCGCCGCAAATCCTGCTGCGCGGGATTGCGGGGCGGTTGAAGAAGTTTCCAGAACAAAACAAACGAAAAGGTTTTTATGAAGAGTGTATTTATCCGCAATGAAAATAATCCGGTGCTGGCGCCGAACGATATGCCGCCGGATGTGATGTATGTGCTGAATCCCGGCGCGGTTAAACATAACGGTGAATATGTTGTGATGATGGACGCCGCCGTGGCGTCCGGTCCGATTGTATTCTGGCTGGCGCGCAGTAAAGACGGTATGAAGTTTACGGTGGATCCGGAGCCGGTGAACTGGCCGGGCTTTGAACCGGGCTATACCGAAAACTGCGTGTACGATCCGCGCATCACCAAAATCGGTGAGGAGTATTTTATCATGTATGCCAGCGCATCGGATGAATACGGTATCAGTCTCGGTCTTGTAAAAACAAAAGATTTTGTGAGCTATGAACGCATCGAGCAGGAGCGCACACACGCACCGATCCGTAACGGTGTTTTATTTCCGGAAAAAATTAATGGGCGCTATGTGCGTCTCGACCGCCCGATGGACGACCCGCGCGGGCCATCGATGATGTATCTGAGTTATTCGGATGATTTGATTCATTGGCGCGATTCGGTTCCGCTGATGGATGTGCGTCCGGCGCTGTGGGATCGGTTTAAAATCGGTGGCGGCGCGGTTCCAATAAAAACTAAAAAAGGCTGGCTAACGATTTATCACGGTGTCGGCGACACCTGCAACGGGCTGATCTACGCGCTCGGCGTCTGCATGCTGGATTTGAATGATCCGGAAAAAATCATTGCGCGTGGTGAAGATGCAGTGCTGTGGCCGGTGGAGCTGTATGAACTCGTTGGCCGTGTGCCGAATGTGGTGTTCACCTGCAACGCGATTCCGGAAGATGACGGCAGTGTGAAAATTTATTATGGCGCTGCAGATACCTGTATCGGACTCGCCGAAGCGCAGCTCGCCGATCTGATGGATGCCTGCTATCGCAAAAACCGGCACATTAAAAAAGTTTTTGGAAAAAAATAATGCTGAAACTTCTTATTTTTGCAATGGGGTTTTCGTTGCAAATCAATGCACAAACAAATCCAGTGACGTTAACCTACGGTCCGCATGAACGAAATACGCTCGATTTCTGGCGTGCGCCGGCGACGGATAAACTGACGCCGACACTGGTGTATATCCACGGAGGTGCCTGGACGAGCAACGATAAATCTCAAATTATCGGTCGTGTGAAAATTGATGACTGGCTGGCGAAAGGTGTTTCGGTTGCGTCGATTGATTATCGCTATTCAACGCAGGCGATTCTGCCGGCACCGGTGTATGACGCGGCGCGGGCAATTCAATTTTTGCGCTCTAAAGCCAAAGAGCTGAATATTGATTCTGCGCGGATTGCGGTGCAGGGCGGCAGCGCCGGCGGGTGTACCTGTTTATGGCTGGCGTTTCATGATGACATTGCCAATCCGGCATCCAACGATCCGGTGCTGCGTGAATCCAGTCGTGTTTCCGGTGCGTATGCTCAGTTCCCGCAAACGAGCATTGATCCGAAAATATTGAATGAATGGATCGGTGGACTCGCCGCCGGGCATTCGATGATTACACGCGCGGTCGGCGCGAGCAATTACGCCAGCATGATGGCAAATTATGAAACATACAAACCGCTGTTTGATGAATTTTCGCCGATTAACTTCATAGATGCCGGTGATCCGCCGGTATTTTTGAGTTATAGCGTTAGAAGTTCAACGTCCGCCGAAACTGCATCGTCGGCAATTCATCACGGTGTGTTCGGCGTCAAATTAAAAGAGTGCGCCGATGAACTCGGAATGACTAATTGCCATTTATTAATTACCGGCGAAATCTCTCCAGCGGTCTACGAAACACCGGATCAATTTCTGGAAGCAGTTTTATTAAAAAAGTAAAAAAATCAGTGCAGAGTTTCTTTTGATGCCGGAACACTCGGCGGCTAAGATCGCAAATGGCAATGCTCAGCGTATTAGGGACGCCTGTTCACGAAACTTTATCGCACCGCGCTCGTACGGCAGGGACTCATTCAAATCTTTAACGATTTTATCCTTCATGGGCAAATGTGCCGTGTCGCCAATTACACTCAATAAAAGTTTATCTATCGATATTTCGCCGCAACAATGATGCAGACCGATTTTTTAAATCTGCCGCCGGTATTCGCGCGGGGTGCGGCCGGTTTTATTTTTAAATGCCCGGCTGAAGGCCTGCAACGAACCGAAGCCCGCTTCTTCGGCGATGTCGGCGATGGAAAATCCGGTGGTGGAGAGCAGCGCCATGGCGCGGTTGATGCGGTAATTCTGAATATAACTTCCCAGCGAAATTCCAGCGGTGCGTTTGAAGAGAATCCGCAGATAGGATTCGGAGAGTTTCAGTTCTCCGGCGATGTCTTCAATAGTAACCACGCGTCCGCGCCATTCGTACATGAACGTGTTAATGCTTCGCAGCAGGCTGTTTTCAATTTCCGGCGGCGTTTCCGGCGATGCGCGTTGAAAGTCCTGTTTCAATGAAATCAATAATGAGAGCAGGGTGGTTTGCAACTGTTCGAGCTGCGTTTTTGCCGGCGCGCGCAACGATGAACATTCCAGCCAGTATTTCAACATCTGTTCGCGGATGAATAGCGATGCGTCGCCAACGTGAATGGTGCGGTTGCGCAGCGGTTCGAGAAAGTTTTGTGTCGATCTAAGTTCAAATGTGCTGAAG is drawn from Kiritimatiellales bacterium and contains these coding sequences:
- a CDS encoding AraC family transcriptional regulator — encoded protein: MDKLLTKIKEPADYFKGLGEYELPLPVNILMYLRTAKNNLQQQALQNRSHHRYVLAFCLKTSGHVHVDNLTLPLRPSDALLIFPYQFHHFSHLESVSLQWLFSTFELRSTQNFLEPLRNRTIHVGDASLFIREQMLKYWLECSSLRAPAKTQLEQLQTTLLSLLISLKQDFQRASPETPPEIENSLLRSINTFMYEWRGRVVTIEDIAGELKLSESYLRILFKRTAGISLGSYIQNYRINRAMALLSTTGFSIADIAEEAGFGSLQAFSRAFKNKTGRTPREYRRQI
- a CDS encoding glycoside hydrolase family 130 protein gives rise to the protein MKSVFIRNENNPVLAPNDMPPDVMYVLNPGAVKHNGEYVVMMDAAVASGPIVFWLARSKDGMKFTVDPEPVNWPGFEPGYTENCVYDPRITKIGEEYFIMYASASDEYGISLGLVKTKDFVSYERIEQERTHAPIRNGVLFPEKINGRYVRLDRPMDDPRGPSMMYLSYSDDLIHWRDSVPLMDVRPALWDRFKIGGGAVPIKTKKGWLTIYHGVGDTCNGLIYALGVCMLDLNDPEKIIARGEDAVLWPVELYELVGRVPNVVFTCNAIPEDDGSVKIYYGAADTCIGLAEAQLADLMDACYRKNRHIKKVFGKK
- a CDS encoding alpha/beta hydrolase, producing the protein MLKLLIFAMGFSLQINAQTNPVTLTYGPHERNTLDFWRAPATDKLTPTLVYIHGGAWTSNDKSQIIGRVKIDDWLAKGVSVASIDYRYSTQAILPAPVYDAARAIQFLRSKAKELNIDSARIAVQGGSAGGCTCLWLAFHDDIANPASNDPVLRESSRVSGAYAQFPQTSIDPKILNEWIGGLAAGHSMITRAVGASNYASMMANYETYKPLFDEFSPINFIDAGDPPVFLSYSVRSSTSAETASSAIHHGVFGVKLKECADELGMTNCHLLITGEISPAVYETPDQFLEAVLLKK